From Pseudonocardia autotrophica, one genomic window encodes:
- a CDS encoding O-acetylhomoserine aminocarboxypropyltransferase/cysteine synthase family protein, with translation MGRVSESQQQDRAWGFRTRAVHAGTVPDEATGSRAVPIHQTTSYVFRDSDDAAALFALQKYGLIYSRIANPTVSALEERLASLDGGIGAVCTASGQSAEFLTFAALAGAGDHVVAAAGLYGGTITQLDVTLRRFGVDTTFVPGTDPADYAAAIRPETRFVFAEIVSNPGGEVADVAGLAEVAHAAGLPLIVDATLATPFLCRPIEHGADIVIHSVTKFLGGHGTTLGGVVIEAGTFDWGNGNFPGMTEPVPSYGGLSWWGNFKELGFLTKLRAEQLRDVGATLSAHSAFLLLQGVETLPQRMAAHVANAQRIAEWLEADPRVSYVTYPGLPSHPHHERAAQYLPDGPGAVFSFGVADRSSPDGQGGRAAGSRFIEAVQLCSHLANVGDARTLVLHPASTTHQQLTPQQLEQAGVPGDMIRISVGLEDPEDILWDLDQALTAATKEIP, from the coding sequence ATGGGCCGGGTGAGCGAGAGCCAGCAGCAGGACCGGGCCTGGGGCTTCCGCACCCGGGCCGTGCACGCCGGGACGGTGCCGGACGAGGCGACCGGATCGCGGGCCGTACCGATCCACCAGACCACCAGCTACGTCTTCCGCGACAGCGACGATGCGGCGGCGCTGTTCGCGCTGCAGAAGTACGGCCTGATCTACTCCCGGATCGCGAACCCGACGGTCTCCGCGCTGGAGGAGCGCCTCGCCAGCCTGGACGGCGGCATCGGCGCGGTCTGCACGGCCAGCGGCCAGTCCGCCGAGTTCCTGACCTTCGCCGCGCTCGCCGGAGCCGGCGACCACGTCGTGGCCGCGGCCGGGCTCTACGGCGGAACGATCACCCAGCTGGACGTGACGCTGCGCCGATTCGGGGTGGACACGACGTTCGTCCCGGGCACCGATCCGGCCGACTACGCCGCCGCGATCCGGCCGGAGACCCGGTTCGTGTTCGCCGAGATCGTCTCGAACCCGGGCGGTGAGGTGGCCGACGTCGCCGGGCTGGCCGAGGTCGCCCATGCGGCCGGGCTGCCGCTGATCGTGGACGCCACACTGGCGACGCCCTTCCTGTGCCGGCCGATCGAGCACGGCGCGGACATCGTGATCCACTCGGTCACCAAGTTCCTCGGCGGGCACGGCACCACGCTCGGCGGCGTCGTGATCGAGGCCGGGACGTTCGACTGGGGCAACGGCAACTTCCCCGGGATGACCGAGCCGGTCCCGTCCTACGGCGGGCTGAGCTGGTGGGGGAACTTCAAGGAACTCGGCTTCCTGACGAAGCTGCGGGCCGAGCAGCTGCGTGACGTCGGCGCGACGCTGTCGGCGCACTCGGCGTTCCTGCTGTTGCAGGGGGTGGAGACGCTGCCGCAGCGGATGGCGGCGCACGTCGCGAACGCGCAGCGGATCGCCGAGTGGCTGGAGGCCGATCCGCGGGTCTCCTACGTCACCTACCCGGGTCTGCCGTCGCACCCGCACCACGAGCGGGCCGCGCAGTACCTGCCGGACGGGCCCGGCGCGGTGTTCTCCTTCGGGGTCGCCGACCGGAGCTCGCCGGACGGGCAGGGCGGCCGGGCCGCCGGCTCCCGGTTCATCGAGGCGGTGCAGCTGTGCAGCCACCTCGCGAACGTCGGCGACGCCCGCACACTCGTGCTGCACCCGGCGTCGACGACCCACCAGCAGCTCACCCCGCAGCAGCTGGAGCAGGCCGGGGTGCCGGGGGACATGATCCGTATCTCGGTCGGGCTGGAGGACCCCGAGGACATCCTCTGGGACCTCGACCAGGCCCTCACCGCAGCGACCAAGGAGATCCCGTGA
- a CDS encoding dienelactone hydrolase family protein — protein sequence MTVEADVSIPSVNGGRLPGFLARPDGGDTPGPALVMIYELFGMTPEMRRIARDLAREGYTVLIPDLFARGRVKPLCVASTMTTMATGRGAALGDCESARRWLAEQPTVDADRIGVIGFCMGGGFALLLSGTGLYRVAVPFYGRTAARVEPLCPVVASFGGRDLEFRDGYPQRLEADLAERGIPHDVKVYPDAGHSFMTRTPGATGSVAARTPMHLEYHEPSATDATARVLTFLTEHL from the coding sequence ATGACGGTCGAGGCGGATGTGTCGATCCCCAGCGTGAACGGTGGCCGGCTGCCCGGCTTCCTGGCTCGCCCGGACGGCGGCGACACGCCCGGCCCGGCGCTCGTGATGATCTACGAGTTGTTCGGGATGACCCCGGAGATGCGCCGGATCGCCCGGGACCTCGCCCGCGAGGGCTACACCGTGCTGATCCCGGACCTGTTCGCCCGCGGCCGGGTGAAGCCGCTGTGCGTGGCGTCCACGATGACCACGATGGCGACCGGCCGGGGTGCCGCGCTGGGCGACTGCGAGTCGGCGCGGCGCTGGCTCGCCGAGCAGCCCACGGTCGACGCCGACCGGATCGGCGTGATCGGGTTCTGTATGGGCGGCGGGTTCGCGCTGCTGCTGTCGGGCACCGGATTGTACCGGGTGGCGGTGCCGTTCTACGGCCGTACCGCCGCGCGGGTCGAGCCGCTCTGCCCGGTGGTGGCCAGCTTCGGCGGCCGTGACCTGGAGTTCCGGGACGGCTACCCGCAGCGGCTGGAGGCCGATCTCGCCGAGCGCGGGATCCCGCACGACGTGAAGGTCTATCCCGACGCCGGGCACTCGTTCATGACCCGGACGCCGGGCGCCACCGGATCGGTCGCCGCCCGGACGCCGATGCACCTGGAGTACCACGAGCCGTCCGCGACCGACGCGACCGCGCGGGTGTTGACCTTCCTCACGGAGCACCTGTGA
- a CDS encoding acyl-CoA thioesterase, whose translation MSAQPEPAPGPTAVDGVPRGQAVLDDLVALLDLERLEDNLFRGVSPPVSLPRVFGGQVAGQALVAAGRTVPEDRGVHSLHAYFIRPGDPSIPIVYETERVRDGRSFTTRRVLAVQRGEAIFALSASFQLEQHGLVHSEPMPVGLPAPDELDDLGARAVRGESSWMSGLPRPLDIRLIGEPPRSRSTGPSEEPTRLWLRADGELPDERLLHVCLLTYASDLTLLGSVLARHPAPTGEVQMASLDHAMWFHEPFRADEWLLYECYSPAASGGRGLARGRFFTEDGRMVATTMQEGLVRVPGSGERR comes from the coding sequence GTGAGCGCCCAACCCGAACCCGCGCCCGGACCGACCGCCGTCGACGGTGTGCCGCGCGGCCAGGCCGTACTCGACGACCTGGTCGCGTTGCTCGACCTGGAACGCCTGGAGGACAACCTCTTCCGTGGGGTCAGCCCGCCGGTGTCGCTGCCCAGGGTGTTCGGTGGGCAGGTGGCCGGGCAGGCGCTCGTCGCGGCCGGCCGGACGGTCCCCGAGGACCGGGGGGTGCACTCGCTGCACGCCTACTTCATCCGGCCGGGGGACCCGAGCATCCCGATCGTCTACGAGACCGAGCGGGTGCGCGACGGCCGCTCCTTCACCACCCGCAGGGTGCTGGCGGTCCAGCGCGGTGAGGCGATCTTCGCGCTGTCCGCGTCGTTCCAGCTGGAGCAGCACGGGCTGGTGCACTCCGAGCCGATGCCGGTCGGTCTGCCCGCCCCGGACGAGCTCGACGACCTGGGCGCCCGGGCGGTGCGCGGCGAGAGCAGCTGGATGTCCGGTCTGCCCCGGCCGCTGGACATCCGGCTGATCGGCGAGCCGCCGCGGTCGCGCAGCACGGGGCCGAGCGAGGAGCCGACCCGGCTCTGGCTGCGCGCCGACGGCGAGCTGCCCGACGAGCGATTGCTGCACGTCTGCCTGCTCACCTACGCCAGCGACCTGACCTTGCTCGGCTCGGTACTCGCCCGGCACCCGGCGCCCACCGGCGAGGTGCAGATGGCCAGCCTGGACCACGCGATGTGGTTCCACGAGCCGTTCCGGGCCGACGAGTGGCTGCTCTACGAGTGCTACTCGCCCGCCGCGTCCGGTGGCCGCGGCCTGGCCAGGGGCCGTTTCTTCACCGAGGACGGCCGGATGGTCGCCACCACCATGCAGGAGGGCCTGGTCCGGGTCCCGGGTTCGGGGGAGCGGCGATGA
- the pyk gene encoding pyruvate kinase, producing MTRRTKIVCTIGPATATPDRIRDLVDAGMDVARLNFSHGDREDHKRVYDLIRAAADATGRAVGILADLQGPKIRLGRFTDGPTEWRTGEEIRITVDDVAGTHDRVSTTYKGLAQDAKVDDRLLVDDGKVGLRVVAIEGNDVVCRVTEGGPVSDNKGLNLPGMNITVPALSDKDVSDLEFALSLRVDVVALSFVRSPADIDLVHKIMDNTGRGRVPVIAKLEKPEAVDNLEAIVLAFDGIMVARGDLGVELPLQNVPLVQKRAIQIARENAKPVIVATQMLDSMISNSRPTRAETSDVANAVLDGTDAVMLSGETSVGRYPIKTVRTMAEIVEAVEAGPATVPPLNHVPRTKRGVLSYAARDIGERLSARALVAFSQSGDTVRRLARLHTRLPLLAFTPEPAVRSQLAMTWGVETFLVDRVDSTDAMVRQVDHAILSIGRFKAGDLVVIVAGSPPATVGSTNLIRVHRLGEDDHA from the coding sequence GTGACACGTCGAACCAAGATCGTCTGCACCATCGGTCCGGCCACCGCGACGCCGGACCGGATCCGGGACCTCGTCGACGCCGGGATGGACGTGGCGCGGCTGAATTTCAGCCACGGCGACCGCGAGGACCACAAGCGCGTCTACGACCTGATCCGCGCCGCGGCCGACGCGACCGGCCGCGCGGTCGGGATCCTGGCCGACCTGCAGGGCCCGAAGATCCGGCTCGGCCGCTTCACCGACGGCCCCACCGAGTGGCGCACCGGCGAGGAGATCCGGATCACCGTCGACGACGTCGCCGGCACCCACGACCGCGTCTCCACCACCTACAAGGGCCTCGCGCAGGATGCGAAGGTCGACGACCGGCTGCTCGTCGACGACGGCAAGGTCGGCCTGCGGGTCGTCGCCATCGAGGGCAACGACGTCGTCTGCCGGGTCACCGAGGGCGGCCCGGTCTCGGACAACAAGGGCCTGAACCTGCCGGGCATGAACATCACGGTGCCCGCGCTCAGCGACAAGGACGTCTCCGACCTCGAGTTCGCGCTGTCGCTGCGGGTCGATGTCGTCGCGCTCTCGTTCGTCCGCAGCCCCGCGGACATCGACCTCGTCCACAAGATCATGGACAACACCGGCCGCGGCCGGGTCCCGGTGATCGCCAAGCTGGAGAAGCCGGAGGCCGTCGACAACCTGGAGGCCATCGTCCTGGCCTTCGACGGGATCATGGTCGCCCGCGGTGACCTCGGCGTCGAGCTGCCGCTGCAGAACGTGCCGCTGGTGCAGAAGCGGGCCATCCAGATCGCCCGGGAGAACGCCAAGCCGGTCATCGTCGCGACCCAGATGCTGGACTCGATGATCTCCAACTCGCGTCCGACCCGGGCCGAGACCTCGGACGTGGCGAACGCGGTGCTCGACGGCACCGACGCCGTCATGCTGTCCGGCGAGACCAGCGTCGGGCGGTACCCGATCAAGACCGTCCGGACGATGGCCGAGATCGTCGAGGCCGTCGAGGCCGGCCCGGCGACCGTCCCGCCGCTGAACCACGTTCCGCGCACGAAGCGGGGTGTGCTGTCCTACGCCGCCCGCGACATCGGCGAGCGGCTCTCGGCGCGGGCGCTGGTCGCGTTCTCCCAGTCCGGGGACACCGTGCGCCGGCTCGCCCGGCTGCACACCCGGCTGCCGCTGCTGGCCTTCACCCCGGAGCCCGCGGTGCGCAGCCAGCTCGCGATGACCTGGGGCGTGGAGACGTTCCTGGTCGACCGGGTCGACTCCACCGACGCCATGGTCCGCCAGGTCGATCACGCGATCCTGTCGATCGGCCGGTTCAAGGCAGGTGACCTGGTGGTGATCGTCGCCGGCTCGCCGCCCGCCACGGTCGGCTCGACCAACCTGATCCGGGTGCACCGCCTCGGCGAGGACGACCACGCCTGA
- a CDS encoding VanZ family protein, which yields MRVQPFVLALLLSLVVLFTPAAGVPTAPPGTDKVVHLALFALLAFTGRTAGIRPWPLLAGLTVYAAASEVLQALLPLGRSGDLLDGLTDVAGAVLGLGLYAALDRFRARAV from the coding sequence GTGCGTGTCCAGCCGTTCGTCCTCGCGCTGCTGCTGAGCCTGGTGGTGCTCTTCACCCCCGCGGCCGGGGTGCCGACCGCGCCACCGGGCACCGACAAGGTCGTTCACCTGGCATTGTTCGCGCTGCTCGCGTTCACCGGGCGGACCGCGGGGATCCGCCCGTGGCCACTGCTGGCGGGCCTCACGGTGTACGCGGCGGCCTCCGAGGTACTGCAGGCATTGCTGCCGCTGGGTCGCAGCGGGGACCTGCTCGACGGGCTCACCGACGTCGCGGGCGCCGTGCTGGGGCTGGGGCTCTACGCGGCACTGGACCGATTCAGGGCCCGGGCTGTGTGA
- a CDS encoding aminoglycoside phosphotransferase family protein: MPVSDSRARTALIEASGLAGLPTELVELVRVGSNSVYRIDSDFIGRVAPDLTFRANAERQVRVARWLERIGFPATRALPVEQPIEASGRVVTLWGSVCRNDVYAPIGDVARLIRDLHSLDVPSDIDLPALRPFGAPGDQLPALPDLSAVNSAFLRERIEWAREAFPLLPFTLPRGVIHGDANVGNVLLGDDGQAVLIDLDSFAVGAREWDLIQTALFHDRLGWHTCEEYRTFVEVYGYDLTTWEGYSALADMREIAMTTWLGRKAGESAATSEEAEKRITAIRTGASRRDWGAY; this comes from the coding sequence GTGCCCGTTTCGGATTCCCGAGCTCGAACTGCGCTGATCGAAGCGTCCGGACTGGCGGGTCTACCGACCGAGCTCGTCGAGCTGGTACGGGTCGGATCGAATTCGGTGTATCGGATCGACTCGGATTTCATCGGTCGCGTCGCTCCGGACCTGACTTTCCGGGCGAACGCCGAGCGGCAGGTGCGGGTGGCACGCTGGCTGGAACGGATCGGCTTCCCGGCCACCCGCGCGCTGCCCGTCGAACAGCCGATCGAGGCGTCCGGCCGGGTGGTGACGCTGTGGGGATCAGTCTGCCGGAACGACGTGTACGCACCCATCGGCGACGTCGCGCGACTGATCCGCGACCTGCACAGCCTTGACGTTCCGTCGGATATCGACCTCCCCGCGCTGCGACCGTTCGGCGCCCCCGGCGATCAGCTGCCTGCCCTGCCGGATCTGTCCGCGGTCAACAGTGCCTTCCTCCGGGAGCGGATCGAATGGGCGCGCGAGGCATTCCCGTTGTTGCCGTTCACGCTTCCTCGCGGTGTGATCCACGGGGACGCGAATGTCGGCAACGTGCTTCTCGGGGACGACGGGCAGGCGGTACTCATCGACCTGGACAGCTTCGCCGTCGGCGCGCGTGAATGGGATCTGATCCAAACCGCGCTGTTCCATGACCGGCTCGGCTGGCACACATGCGAGGAATACCGAACGTTCGTCGAGGTCTACGGGTACGACCTGACGACGTGGGAGGGGTACTCCGCCCTCGCCGACATGCGGGAGATCGCCATGACGACGTGGCTCGGCCGCAAGGCCGGCGAGTCCGCGGCGACGTCGGAGGAAGCGGAGAAGCGGATCACCGCCATCCGGACCGGCGCGAGCCGACGGGACTGGGGCGCCTACTGA
- a CDS encoding DUF2461 domain-containing protein, with translation MSGKRFRGFGEAVVDFYEGLEADNSKAYWTDNRAIYEAQVRAPMLDLLADLEPEFGAGKVFRPYRDLRFSPGREPYKTQCGATAGANYVQVSADGLMVATGYYAMVPTQVARYRAAVDDDHRGPELARIVTSLLNEGFTVAGQRLKTRPRGVSADHPRLDLLRHRSLYVWCSWPPADDLHAPGLDERVADAWHRLAPLAEWLNAHVGVDIDEG, from the coding sequence ATGTCCGGCAAGCGTTTCCGCGGTTTCGGAGAAGCGGTGGTCGACTTCTACGAGGGGCTCGAAGCCGACAACTCGAAGGCGTACTGGACCGATAATCGCGCGATCTACGAAGCGCAGGTCCGTGCGCCGATGCTGGACCTCCTCGCGGACCTGGAACCCGAGTTCGGCGCGGGCAAGGTGTTCCGGCCGTACCGAGACCTACGGTTCTCGCCGGGCCGGGAGCCGTACAAGACCCAGTGCGGCGCCACGGCCGGGGCCAACTACGTGCAGGTCTCAGCAGACGGACTGATGGTCGCCACGGGCTACTACGCGATGGTCCCGACGCAGGTGGCGCGTTACCGCGCTGCGGTCGACGACGACCATCGCGGGCCGGAGCTGGCACGGATCGTCACGTCGCTCCTCAACGAGGGTTTCACCGTCGCCGGGCAACGGCTCAAGACCCGGCCCCGTGGCGTGTCCGCCGATCACCCACGGCTCGACCTGCTGCGCCACCGGAGTCTCTACGTGTGGTGCTCCTGGCCGCCCGCCGACGATCTGCACGCACCAGGCCTCGACGAGCGCGTCGCCGATGCCTGGCATCGACTTGCGCCGCTTGCGGAATGGCTCAATGCCCACGTCGGAGTGGACATCGACGAAGGTTGA
- a CDS encoding DUF3558 family protein yields the protein MSRPAPLLSALVTVGALLAGCGSGAADPASPFPERPADIDVSTVDMCRALTVGEQAELGVEPGEASTRELSNGPTRICGWINYDDGYSYGVQTIADGAVVAVGGADSTVDVLDGYGVVVESTDGTSMPLCTLYVDVSDVEAIRVQVRATKDDASGIPSFDTVCGRARDVASKAIRNLGAAAP from the coding sequence GTGTCCCGTCCCGCCCCACTCTTGTCCGCCCTGGTCACCGTGGGTGCTCTGCTCGCCGGGTGTGGGAGCGGCGCCGCGGATCCGGCGAGTCCCTTCCCGGAGCGACCGGCCGACATCGACGTGTCCACCGTCGACATGTGCCGGGCGCTCACCGTGGGGGAGCAGGCCGAGCTGGGTGTCGAGCCGGGGGAGGCCAGTACCAGGGAGCTGTCCAACGGGCCGACCCGCATCTGTGGGTGGATCAACTACGACGACGGCTACAGCTACGGCGTCCAGACGATCGCCGACGGTGCGGTGGTCGCGGTGGGCGGTGCCGACTCCACCGTCGATGTCCTCGACGGGTACGGGGTGGTCGTCGAGTCGACGGACGGGACGTCGATGCCGTTGTGCACCCTCTACGTCGACGTCTCCGACGTGGAGGCGATCCGGGTCCAGGTGCGTGCGACCAAGGACGATGCGAGCGGCATCCCGTCGTTCGACACGGTGTGCGGCCGGGCCCGGGACGTCGCATCGAAGGCGATCCGGAATCTCGGCGCGGCAGCGCCCTGA
- the lgt gene encoding prolipoprotein diacylglyceryl transferase — protein sequence MLTTVLASIPSPDRGVWHLGPIPIRAYALCIIAGIAVALWWGERRLVARGGRPGTVLDVAVWAVPFGLLGGRLYHVATDWHVYFGPGGDPWGALAIWNGGLGIWGAVALGGVGAWIGCRRYGVPLPVFADAVAPGIVVAQAIGRLGNWFNQELYGGPTTLPWGLEIYRRVDPGTGLEDPIGGVVLDPTPIAIVHPTFLYELLWNLVVAALVVYADRRFRLGHGRAFAVYVAGYTFGRFFIELMRTDPATRVLGDLRINVVVSAVLFAGAIAYLVLAPKGREEFSQPDPEESPATKEGA from the coding sequence ATGCTCACGACCGTCCTCGCGTCCATCCCCAGCCCGGACCGCGGGGTGTGGCACCTCGGTCCGATCCCGATCCGGGCGTACGCGCTGTGCATCATCGCCGGTATCGCGGTCGCGTTGTGGTGGGGCGAGCGCAGGCTGGTCGCCCGCGGCGGGCGGCCCGGCACGGTGCTCGACGTCGCCGTGTGGGCGGTCCCCTTCGGCCTGCTCGGGGGCCGGCTCTACCACGTCGCCACCGACTGGCACGTCTACTTCGGGCCCGGCGGTGACCCCTGGGGTGCGCTGGCGATCTGGAACGGCGGGCTGGGCATCTGGGGCGCGGTCGCGCTCGGCGGTGTCGGAGCCTGGATCGGCTGCCGGCGCTACGGCGTGCCGCTGCCGGTGTTCGCCGACGCCGTCGCCCCGGGCATCGTGGTGGCGCAGGCGATCGGGCGGCTCGGGAACTGGTTCAACCAGGAGCTGTACGGCGGGCCGACCACCCTGCCCTGGGGGCTGGAGATCTACCGGCGGGTCGACCCGGGGACCGGGTTGGAGGACCCGATCGGCGGTGTCGTGCTGGACCCGACGCCGATCGCGATCGTGCATCCCACGTTCCTCTACGAGCTGCTGTGGAATCTCGTCGTCGCCGCGCTCGTCGTGTACGCGGACCGGCGGTTCCGGCTCGGCCACGGCCGTGCGTTCGCCGTCTACGTCGCGGGCTACACCTTCGGCCGGTTCTTCATCGAGCTGATGCGCACCGACCCCGCCACCCGGGTCCTCGGCGACCTGCGGATCAACGTGGTCGTGTCCGCCGTGCTGTTCGCCGGAGCGATCGCGTACCTGGTGCTCGCACCGAAGGGGCGCGAGGAATTCTCCCAGCCGGATCCGGAGGAGAGTCCCGCGACCAAGGAGGGCGCGTGA
- the trpC gene encoding indole-3-glycerol phosphate synthase TrpC encodes MAGGGGFDAVGQNENGGPVPSVLESIVDGVRADLAERERAVDLAEIKRRAAAAAPPRDAMAAMREPGVGVIAEVKRASPSKGALADIADPAELAEAYAANGARMISVLTEERRFGGSLADLDAVRARVDVPVLRKDFIVTPYQVHEARAHGADVVLLIVAALEQPVLASLLDRVESLGMTPLVEVHTEEECDRALEAGATLIGVNSRNLHTLEVNRSVFGQIAPGLPSNVIKVAESGVRGPGDLLTYAGWGADAVLVGEGLVTSGDPAAAVRGLVAAGFHPSCSRTGA; translated from the coding sequence ATGGCCGGTGGAGGAGGATTCGACGCGGTGGGCCAGAACGAGAACGGCGGGCCGGTGCCCAGCGTACTGGAGTCCATCGTGGACGGTGTCCGCGCGGACCTCGCCGAACGCGAACGCGCCGTCGACCTGGCGGAGATCAAGCGCCGGGCGGCAGCGGCCGCCCCGCCCCGCGACGCGATGGCGGCGATGCGCGAGCCGGGTGTCGGTGTCATCGCCGAGGTGAAGCGGGCCAGCCCCTCCAAGGGTGCGCTGGCCGACATCGCGGATCCCGCGGAGCTGGCCGAGGCCTACGCCGCGAACGGCGCCCGGATGATCAGTGTGCTCACCGAGGAGCGCCGCTTCGGCGGCTCGCTCGCCGACCTCGACGCGGTGCGCGCGCGGGTCGACGTCCCGGTGCTGCGCAAGGACTTCATCGTGACGCCGTACCAGGTGCACGAGGCCAGGGCGCACGGCGCCGACGTGGTGCTGCTGATCGTCGCCGCGCTGGAGCAGCCGGTGCTGGCGTCGCTGTTGGACCGGGTCGAGTCGCTCGGAATGACCCCGCTGGTCGAGGTGCACACCGAGGAGGAGTGTGACCGCGCGCTGGAGGCCGGGGCGACGCTGATCGGGGTGAACTCGCGCAACCTGCACACGCTCGAGGTGAACCGCTCGGTGTTCGGCCAGATCGCGCCCGGCCTGCCGTCGAACGTGATCAAGGTGGCCGAGTCCGGCGTCCGCGGCCCGGGTGACCTGCTCACCTACGCCGGCTGGGGCGCCGACGCGGTGCTCGTCGGCGAGGGCCTGGTCACCAGCGGTGACCCGGCGGCTGCGGTGCGTGGGCTGGTCGCGGCGGGCTTCCACCCGTCCTGCAGCCGCACCGGGGCCTGA
- a CDS encoding Trp biosynthesis-associated membrane protein produces the protein MTAGGAVRDDRRGLGIVVLGLLLGAAALWGSGTAPWFTVDVPTATRGTVAASATGAQLQPSVTAVAALLVAAVAALIALSGIARRLLGVLVVLGAGAAVALTVRLVAVPPTPAELASARAGLNTGGAPEGIGAVEATPWPWLAVAGGVIALIAAVLLVIREPRLPKLGSRYAAPGAKAPETDPDRAAWERLDAGGDPTVGPRESDN, from the coding sequence ATGACGGCCGGCGGAGCCGTCCGCGACGACCGTCGCGGCCTCGGGATCGTGGTGCTCGGGCTGCTGCTCGGAGCCGCGGCACTGTGGGGCTCGGGGACGGCGCCGTGGTTCACCGTCGACGTGCCGACCGCGACCCGCGGCACGGTGGCGGCCTCGGCGACCGGCGCCCAGCTGCAGCCGAGCGTCACCGCGGTGGCGGCACTGCTGGTCGCCGCGGTGGCGGCACTGATCGCGCTGTCCGGGATCGCGCGGCGGCTGCTCGGCGTGCTGGTGGTGCTCGGTGCGGGTGCGGCCGTCGCGCTGACCGTGCGCCTGGTCGCGGTGCCCCCGACCCCGGCCGAGCTCGCCTCCGCGCGGGCCGGATTGAACACCGGCGGAGCGCCGGAGGGCATCGGCGCGGTCGAGGCGACACCCTGGCCGTGGCTGGCGGTGGCCGGTGGTGTGATCGCGCTGATCGCCGCCGTGCTGCTGGTGATCCGGGAGCCCCGGCTGCCGAAGCTCGGCTCCCGTTACGCCGCACCTGGGGCGAAAGCCCCGGAGACGGACCCGGACCGGGCGGCCTGGGAGCGGCTCGACGCGGGCGGCGACCCGACCGTCGGGCCGCGTGAGAGCGACAACTAG